A window of Pyrinomonadaceae bacterium genomic DNA:
CGGCTGGGTTGACACAGTTGGCGTACCGGCGACGAGGGTGATATGTCTCCAAAAAAAGCCTCAACCTTGGAGTGCCGGAAGATCCGGTTCGCCCACGTCAGGTGCGGGTATAGCTCATGAATGGCATTTTCAGCAATCCCGGGAGTGTTTGCCTTTCCTCAACGTCAAAGCCATCGAGTCCATACCGCAGTTTTCGAAAGTCCACTTCCGCAGTGTAGGTGCCGCAGACACGGTCCCATAAAGAAAAGATGTTTGAATAGTTTGTATCGGTCTCCCTCTGGTCACGCGAGTGATGTGCTTTGTGCATGTGAGGCGTTACAAAAATCAGACGCACCATGGCGTCGAGACGAGTATTCAGCTTAATGTTCGCATGTTCCAACTGAGCGTTTAGCGCGGACAAGATCAGATAAATAATCACGATGGGGAGCGGAATGCCGAACACGACGATTGCGGCTAGTTGCCATAGCAGTCTCCATACCGTTTCGCCCGGGTGCTGCCGGAAAGCAGTTGTTACGTCAACTGCATTTTCTGAGTGATGGACGCGATGAAACTGCCAACCCAGCCAAGATTTATGCAAAAGGAGATGAGCCAGGTACGCGAAAAAATCTAAGGCGGCAATACCTAACAACGCCTGTCCCCAAGCGGGCAGCGCAAAAAGAGCCAAGAGCCCAACGCCATTACGTACAGCGAAAGCGGCAAGGTAGGCAGAGGTGAAAGAGAGCGCCAAATTCATCAGAACTAAAATCACAGCGAGCGCGACATTGGGCGCCGCGTGTCGCACTCGGTGTTGATATCGATAGAGCGGAAGGATAGATTCCACCGACCACAACAAACCACACAAACCCACCAGCACCAGTAGTCGCATTTGATCACTGAGCAAGACTTGCATTTTGCTGACCTTTCTCGTTTGGCCCCACCTATTTGCGGAACACGTGTCAATCCCTTCCGTTTGAATTAAGTCGCGTAACGCTCTTCCACTGTGGCCGCGAACACGAGCGTGCCGACGAGTCCAATGACTCCGGCAACCACGAAGGGAACCTCGGGAGACACATTCCAGAGCAGCCCGCCAATCGCTCCAGCCGGTGTAATCGACAGACTGCGTATCAGATAATAAAGGCCCACGGATCTCGCTCGCATGTTGTGCGGGGCAAAGTCGACAATCATTGCTTTACGCGACGGTTCGCCAATCTCACGCAAGCCGCCAATCACAAACGCGACGACAAGCACAGTGAAGTTTGAAGAGAAGACGATGGCAATAGGAAACAAGGCGAAGCAGAGGAAGGTAGCGATGACGAACGGCTTCCGACCGATGCGATCGGCGATTCTTGCCGCCGGCAAATAAACCAGGATGGAAGTAGTCATCTGGATGGCAATCAAAGCCCCAAACCATGCGACGCTAAGTTTTTTTACATTGGTCAGGTAAAGAATGGTCATTACGCCTGTCATGCCTTCACAGGTTCGGATGATGAGGTCCGAGATCAGCAGACGTTTCAGCGTGCTGTGAAAGGATCGCCAGACGCCGCGAATATTCGTGGTCACAGTCGTTCCAATAGCGATGTTTACTTTGGTAACCAGCAAGAGGGTTACTCCCGCCAGGATTAGCGTAACTAGAAGCCCGACCTGAACACCGTTGAAGATACCGAGCGACGCTATCAACGCTCCGCCAATAATTGGGGCGATCACGACAGGAACACGTTTCAGAATGGATTGCATCGTGAAGCCCATCGCACGGCGCTCGCGAGGCAGAGAATCGCCGATGATTGCGAAGATCGCAGGCGAAGCCATGCTTTGCCACGCCATCGTGAGAGCCAAAGCAATGAACAGATAGGGCCAGGAAGGGCTTAGGAGGTAGACCACGTAGCCACAGGAAGCGAGCGTGATGAAAATCAAAAAAGCGCGTCGGCGACCGAGGTGATCGGCAATCCATCCGCCCGGGTACTGATAGATGGCATCGAGGAAATCCGTGGCACTGCCGAAAAGACCGATGATCGGAGTAGTCGCGCCCAGTACCTCAAGATACTTTGGGATAAACTTCTTCCATAACTCTTCACCGAATCCAAGCAGCAAGACAGCCACTGACGCAATGGATACGTTGCGCTCAAGACTGAGATAGTCCTTCACGTTGTGGCGCCAACCTACCGGATTCGTTACGGCACCTTCATTCATCTCTTTACAGCAGGTCTTTACAACAGGCCGCGCACCGTCGCATGAATTATTCCGCCGGCCATAGCTCCCAAAGCCACCTTGGCCACATCAACCTTGAAAATAACTATGACGACAAGAGCGGTTAGAGCTATCGCGATAGTCGGGAGATCGACCAGGGCCGAAGGGATCAGATCGAGAGTCACGACAACGATCACTCCGACAACGGCTGCACTGGCACCGGCAAGAAACGCTTGTATCCAACGATTGTTGCGCAGCTTTTCAATATAGCGGGCGCCGGCCAACACGAATACGAATGAGGGAAGAAAGACAAAGAAGGTGGCAATGAGCGCTCCCCGAAGTCCCCCCGCGAGGAATCCCGTGAACGTGGCGAACAGCATGAAGGGACCCGGCGTTGCAACGCTGAGAGCAACGCCGTCAAGCAATTGGCTGCTCGTCAGCCATTGGTGCTGCTCAACCGCTCCGCGTTCGAGGAACACGATTGAGGCATACGCGCCTCCAAAACTGAATAGTCCGGTCTTGAAGAATAACCAGGCCATTTGCAGCCAGCGTGAATTTTCAAACGGCGCCAGCAGAATGAAACCACCAATCATCGTTGGGAGAGTTGTCTTCGCACGCCGGATGCTGGGCCATCCTTGAGCAAACACTAAGTGGAGCATACCGGCGAGGAGCAGGATCAAAAGGAAGTTGATGCCGGCGAAATACATTCCTATAAAAGCAGCGATCAGCAACGCGGCGAGAAAGAAACTGCGGATTGAAGCTCTGCCAAGTTTGAGGATTCCTGCTCCGATTATGCCGAGCACGGCGGGTTTCAAGACGTAGAGAACGTGGTTGACTTGCGGGAGACTGCCGTAGGCTACGTACAACCAGCTCAGGACGATCATTACCAACGCGCCCGGAAGGATAAAAGTGAGGCCGGCGAGTATTCCGCCTACAAGTTTTCTTTTCAAGTAGCCGACATAGATGGCTAGTTGGAGCGCCTCGGGACCGGGGAGCATGTGACAGAAGGCCATGATGTTTACGAAGCGATCTTTGCTGAGCCATTTCCGCTTCTCGACCATGTGGTTGTACATCATGGTGATTTGCGCGACTGGCCCGCCGACATTCACGAAGCCGAGAAAAAGGAAATACAGAAACACCTCGCGCCACGAAGGCATTTGATGTCTGTGATCGGCCGGCAATTCCTGATTCAGATCTTCACCCATTAACTTAAAGCTTTTTTTCGAGGGCCTTTTCTTTTCCTCGTCCGGGACCCGGGCGGTCTGGTTTCCGTTTGTTTATTGAGCAGCACGAACAGGCCGTCGAAGATTGCGCCGGCCTGCTGCAGAAGCTTGCGATCATCGCGCAGACTCTCGCTCAGTCCGTTAATGATGGCATTCAGTCCGGCGGCTTCGCGACGTTGGAATTTGTCGTCCTTAAGATCGATGTCATGCACTATCTGCGCTAATTCAGATAGCCCGCGCGTGTCGCTTAAGCCGAATCGCTTGAGCAATGTTTCGAACGTGCAGTCCTCTCCGTGATGGGTGAACTCGGCGCCAAACATGTCGAAGGGTATGGCGTTCGGGACGGTTTCACCCTCTGCCACAAAATAGAATCGCGGGCGCTTATCAATGAACTGCTTGATAAGCCAGGCTGAGGCCAGGCGATCAATGTGAATATTGCGTCGAGTCATCCAGCGCCGGTTCTGGTAATCGTGAATTGTCAGCGCATCTTGCCGCTGCGATGAGGTTGCCGCTTTACCAATTGGGGTTTGTGACGCGCGGATAACCTTCTGACAACGTTGGTAAGCATTTAGCGCAGCGACTCTCCGCTTCGCTGCAAAGAAGTCATTGGCAATGACGCGTTCAAGCTCTGCGTGGAGCCTGTCGAGTTCAGCTTCATGCGATGACAATCGCCCAGCCGAAAGATGTTTGCCCCGCATCTGCTTCCGCACCGCGCCGGACAATCCGTCAAGTCCTGCTGCGATTTCCGCAAATTCCTCATCTCGCGCTTTGCGAAACAGGGCAATGATCTCTTTATCTGTGGTGCCCTCGACGGAGTCGGCGCGAAACACCGCAGCTTCACCGCCTGCCGATTCGATCTCCTGCTTCAGCCATTGAAAATCCTCATTTGTCTTGTCGTTTGCCGGGAGGATATAAACGGAATTCTTGATCGCCACCGCGCCCAGCTTCTGCAACTTTCGCCAAATGCGCACACGTAAATTGGTTGGGCGCGGCGGCAACTGATGGATGAGCAGTATCCACTCTTTTGCAGATGATTCGCTCCTGGTTGTCATAAGCGAGTCACGCGCGGCGAATTGCATTCAGAGTTACGCAACACCCGCCCAGCCCGAGGGCCATAGACATCGTGGCCTGACCTTGAAAATCGGTTGCTAAACATCGAGCGCCGCTATCCTTCCGGGTAAAAAACAAAAAGAGTGCAGCCCGTGGAACTCTGTGGAACGTGTGCAGAGCCGGCCGGGTTATGAATGAATGTGCCCGCCGGATAGTCGCGCACGCCATCGTTGAAAACTCCCGATACGACGTAAACTTCCTCCGGGCCAGGGTCGTGCACGTCCAATCCTTCCCAGCGAGAACCGGGATCGATCTCCAGCACTTGAGCGCTGGCTCCATTCTCGCCCTTCCACAATGGGCGGAGCCTGATTCCTTTGAATAGCTCTCTGACCGGCGAACTCTCAACATCAGACCAACTTATTTCGGACATATATTCCTCTTCCTCTCTCGCGTAATTTCATCCTGATGGCGTCGGCCGGATTGCCATCAACAGCCTGTCACGCGGCGAGGTTGAGCCACACCCCCAACCCGGCTTGGAGAGCTTTCTGATACACAACCGAGGCCGCGGCCACGTCCTGCAAAGCCGTTCCAGTGGAGTCGAAGATAATGATCTCTTCAGCAGAAGCACGGCCAGTGGTCCGCCCCGCGACGATCGCGCCCAGCGCCGCGTATACGTCTGACTTGCTCATGACGCCCGCAGCGATTGCGTGATGAAGGTCCCCGATGGTGGCACACTGCTCCAGAACGTCGACCACTACTTTGTTTGCGGCGAGTAGCGCTGGCTCCACCTCGTGTTTCAGCGGGTTGTCGGCGCCCACCGCCGCCACAAACGTGCCTGGGCGTACATGCTCCCGCATTAAGAATGGCCGCCTCGAAGGTGTGCAGGTTACGCAGACGTTACTTTCCTGGATGGCGCTCGGCAGATCAGTAACAGCCACAACTTCTATTTTCAGCTCCCGAGACATCTCATCGGCGAACCTACCGGAATGAGCCTGGTCCTGATCGTAGGCGTAAACCTTTTCGAGCCGGAGCACTTGCATGAGAGCTTTCAACTGAACGCGCCCCTGCACGCCGCAGCCGCAGATGGTCGCTACCCTCGAATCGGGTCTAGCCAGGTATTTGGCGGCGACTGCGGAGACCGCACCGGTGCGCAAGATGGTGATCTCGATGGAATCAAGCAGGGCGAGTGGGTAACCACTATGGCTGTCAAATAGGGCGATGATTCCTTGAATCGCAGGCAATCCCCACTTGCTCTTATTTTGAGGGAAGTTCGCGTTCACTTTCGCGGCGTAGTAAGGCTTGGCGTCGAGCGTTAGCCCCGCCGCCTTAATGTGGAAGCCGCCGTCCATCGTGAGCGTCTCGAGAACGCCCGGTGGTAAGCTTTGCCCCTCCTCATGCATCCTGAACGCCTCTTCGACTGCTCCGATGCATTCTTCCAGACTCAGGAGGGACGCGACCTCAGAGCGTTTGAGAATTAGAGTGCCGTTCGGTTTCATAGGCATTCCGTTGTCGGGCTTTATTCGCGTTCCTGGATTCTAAGAAAACGTAACACTTGTTACACGCAAATTTGGGTTACTATACGATGAGCTATCATGGGAAGCAAGGAGCGGAAGTCACTGCGAACGGAACTTGAACAGCTTGGATGACGGCGAGGACATTCAGATCATTGGGGTGAGGTAATCAATATGGAGAGCGTTGATCCTGCAGAAGAACTAGAGCACTTATTTTCGTACGGGACGTTGCAAACTGAGGCCGTTCAGTTAGCCACGTTTGGCCGGAAACTCAAGGGCGAGCCCGACACGCTGCCCGGCTATCGCGAAACCAGGATTGAGATTAAGGATTCCGGCGTTACCGTAACCAGCGGCGACAAATACTATCTGAACGCTCAGTTCACTGGACGTGAATCAGACTCCGTCGAAGGGACCAGGTTTCAAGTGACCAGGAACGAGCTGGAGCAATCCGATGTTTATGAGGAAGCCGCTGATTACAAGCGCATTAATGTTCGATTAAAATCGGGAACTCCTTCATGGGCCTACATCAGCGCTGCATCATGAGCGCTGAGCGTCTTCTTCACAAGGCCCGGACGTGCAGCACTACGACAAGCATCGCCCAGCCAACCCAGGCGGCGAATCCGGCTGCCCGCGGACGCGGCACGCGTATCGGCGCAATCATGGCCACGGCGCAGCCGATCATAATCACTGCGGCGGCCAACGGGCGTGGCGACCAGAGGAGCGATGTTGATATAACCAGGGCGCACAATGGCGCCGGCACTCCGACAAACCAGGGGCCGTCACCGTGCTTGAGATTGTAATAAGCGAGTCGGGTGATAGCCGCGAGGGAATATAGAAACGCGCAGCCCCACCATGCGAGAGTTGCTCCCCGTGTCAAAGCAGTGCTGTCTGACGCGAGTACGATCACCGGAACAAAGCCTGACGTCACGGCATCGGCGAGGCTATCGAGTTGCACGCCGTACGCGGACTGAAAGCGGGTCCTCCGAAACAACCGAGCGAAGCGCCCGTCCAAGGTGTCGGCAATAACGGCTACTGCTATGAACGCCCCGGCAGCAGAGCGTTGATGCATGATCGCGGACGCCGCAGCCGCGCAGCCTGACAACAGCGCTGCGTACGTGAGCAGATTGCTCAAATGGATTGAGCCCGCGGGTCCGGTCGGTTCCGGGTCAGGAGCGGGGTTGTTCACGAGATGGGCCAGGGGAGGCGTTTGTGCAGGGCCAGCCACGTACGCATGACCCGGGGAAGATACGGCTGCGGTCGAAAGCGATGGATCATCGCATACATTGCCAGCCGGTCGACGATGAAGTCACAAAGTGCGGCTCTAAATCCTTCCTCCCATTCGACTGGATTGATGATTGCGCTCGTTTGTTCTTCAAGCAGGCTGCGGTAACGCCGGATCCAAGTCGGCGCATCATCAGCCGCTGTCTCAGGCGCCAGCACGAAACAGAGAAACTCGGCCAGATCCCGCTGCGGCGCTCCGATAGTTGCGAGCTCCCAGTCGTAGGCGCAGAGGCGCTGAGCTACGCCTCGCAAGCCGCGAAGCATCATGTTCCGCGGATTGAAATCGTTGTGAATCAGGACTTGCGGTGCGCGGCTGAGCGGCTGCCACCAGCGATCGATGCCGGAGAGCAGTGATTCATGCGCTTCAGCCAAATCGGATCCAGCCCAGTTCGTAAAAGCCGGTCGTGCGTTTGCGGCCAGGGCCGACCAGAAGGGAAGCATCTGGGCCATTTGCGCCGGGCTGCGCCGCGGCGGAAGCCAACTCTGCAAGACCAGATCCTCCCAACGATCGCGCCAGACGGCATGAAGAGCCGCCAGACCGCGCAGAGCGACTTCGATCTCCCCGCTGGTCCACGCGCGGTCCCAAGCATTGGCTACCTGCGCATCGCTCACGTACTCGAGCACGACCAGCCACTCGTCACGATCCTCGTCGCGCGACACGGCGAGCGGCTCCGGGATATGAAGGCGGAAGCGATCATCATCAGTTTCGTAGATCGCCAGTTCCCTGAGATGCCCGCGGGTCAACCCGACGTGATCGCGCCACGCCGCATATGACTCGCCCAGCTGTTGGCCGCACAGCCGCGCGACCTGTTCGCCGACCTCTATCGCATCCGAATCAGGAGGCTTGGACTTCAGCACCACGTCAATGACCGACGTATGTCCGGCTCGCGACTCGACCGTTAGTTGGGCCCGGCGAAGCCCGGGTCGACCTCCACGCCTCCACGAGGTCAGCTCGGCGACGATGCTATGGTCGCCATTCATAGGAGAGATCTTGACACTCGTGATGCGTAGCGCCGGATCACCGGTGCGACGCTGCAGCGAACGTTCGATTGCGATGACCAGAGGTCTGCTGAGACTCGCTTCACGATGCACGGTTGGAGCGCCGGACACGGACGGAATCAGACCCCGCTCCGCATAGGATTCGAAGTATTGATCGAGCAGTTGCGCATCCAGGGGCGGGCAGGCTGTCCCCGATTGCGCAAGAATCGTGTGGGAGAAATCCGATCGCGCGCGGCGGCGGCGTGTTTCCTCATAGAGCTCGGGAATAGCCAGGCCTCCTTCCTCGGGAATGGTCCGCAGAAAAAAGGCCCGCAAGGGATAGAGCGGGTTTGATGAAGTTAATGTCTCGCGCAGGCGCCGCGTCCAGTCGCGGTACGGGATTAGATCAAATGAGTAGCCGCGAAGACTCATCCACAGTACGCACTCGCGCCAATACCGCAACTGCGGGTTAACTAAATGATAGACACCGCCAGGGACGTCGTCTTGCGCAAGCTGCACCATGGCATCAGCCACGTGATCGACCGGGACGCAGTCCATCGCCCAGTCGAGATCGGGCGCCGCTCCCATTTCGATGCAGCCTCGGAAAAAGCGAGAGAGTAAGTCATCGGCATTAGATATTCCGGATGTTGAGTCGCCGGAAACGAGCGAAGGCCGCGCGACGGTTGCGCGACTGCCGCGCTGGGCTGCCTGTCGCACCAACGACTCGGCAACACATTTGCTCTGCGCGTAACCCAGGCGCAGGCCTCTCAAATTGAGGAGAGGGTCATCTGTCTCAAGCGCGTCGCCAATCGCGCCGGTGGAATAGCAAACCGCCAGGCTCGAAAGAAAGTGAAAGGATTTTGGCGTGCCGGCGCAGGCAAGACGAAGCAGTTCGCACGTGCCGAGGACGTTCACATCCCGAAGTTCTTCATACGGGCGGACCCAATCCACTGCGGCGGCGGCGTGATAGATGGCACCGACAGAGCCGGCGATAGCTTGGAAGTCGCGGCCGGCCATCCCCAAATGCGTTTGCGTAATGTCGCCGTAAACACAGCGGATACGCTTTGCAAAGCGCTCTTCCCAAATTCCGTACTGAATCAAATTTCGGCGCACACGAGCGCTGGCCTCCGTGCCATTCGGACGGACCAGGCAATAGACAACAGCCGGCGTGTCGCGCAAGAGCGCGCGCAGAAGATACGCGCCGACAAAACCCGTGCTGCCGGTCAAAAGCACGTCATCTGAAACCCGATCTTGAGACCGTGCCGGTACGATGTCCGCCGGCAACATCGCGTCTGCCAGCATTCCTGCAATGCTTTTCTCTTTGGACCGTTCATCGTCTTCAATGGTTAAGCCGCCGGCGCGCGATTCGATGAAACGCGAGAGCGATTCCAGAGTAGGACACTCAAAGAGCACTGCCGGGGGCAGCTCGTGGTTGAGCTCATCTTCGATCAGTGCAGTCAGTTCGGCTGCGGCAAGCGAATCCATGCCCATGGCTGCGAGCGGCACGGCCGGCTGGACATCGCCCACGGGGATGCGCAGCACATCGGCGGTGAGTTGCGCCAATCTCGGCCGCAACGCGTCGCTTGCCGTGAGATGGATGGCTGTCATATCTCGCTCGTCAGAAGCACGGCCCTAGAATCCGCTGGTCCCACATCGGGTTGGACCCACCGCACAATCTCAGCCAATTGCCCGCCGGATAACGCCTGGGCGCAGTCGCGATGGCGAATCTTGCCGCTGGATGTTTTCGGAATCGCTCCGGGTCTTAGCAGAGCGATCGTGTGGAGTTGAACGCCGTGAATTTCTGCGACGGCCCGGCGAATCGTGCCTATGAGTTCTGAGATCGCACGCGCGCCCTCGCGTAAGCGAAACGGCGCGTCGGGGAATTCCGGAGGATTCATCCGCGCGATCTCCAGGCGCCGCGGATCAACTTCAGCGGCAACGGCGATCCGCTCGTCGTCGTGCGCCTCAAGCGCGAATACAGCGGCGCAACCGGGACGGATGGCCGGGTGCTGGCGCTCAACCGTCAACTCGAGGTCCTGCGGATAGTGTTTGAAGCCCCGTACTATCAGTAGGTCTTTGAGTCGTCCCGCGACAAATAACTCGCCGTCGATGAGTGCGCCCAGGTCCCCCGTGCGCAGATACGGTCCGCTTCCATCGTCAGCGAGCATCGCGCCAAAAGTCTGCAAAGTTTCCTCTTCGCGTCGCCAGTAGCCTTTTGCAACGCTCGGCGAAGAAAGCCAAATCTCACCAATCTCGCGCGGCGCGCAACGCCGGCAGGTGTCGGGATTGACGATGAGAACGCGCGAGCCGAAGGCGGGCGGTCCACTCGACACCAGTGAGACTCGTCGGCCCGAGCCAACCGGCGACGCTTCCTCAATTTTTCCATCGCGCAGCGCGGCGGCATCGGCGTC
This region includes:
- a CDS encoding gamma-glutamylcyclotransferase family protein; this translates as MESVDPAEELEHLFSYGTLQTEAVQLATFGRKLKGEPDTLPGYRETRIEIKDSGVTVTSGDKYYLNAQFTGRESDSVEGTRFQVTRNELEQSDVYEEAADYKRINVRLKSGTPSWAYISAAS
- the chrA gene encoding chromate efflux transporter, whose translation is MGEDLNQELPADHRHQMPSWREVFLYFLFLGFVNVGGPVAQITMMYNHMVEKRKWLSKDRFVNIMAFCHMLPGPEALQLAIYVGYLKRKLVGGILAGLTFILPGALVMIVLSWLYVAYGSLPQVNHVLYVLKPAVLGIIGAGILKLGRASIRSFFLAALLIAAFIGMYFAGINFLLILLLAGMLHLVFAQGWPSIRRAKTTLPTMIGGFILLAPFENSRWLQMAWLFFKTGLFSFGGAYASIVFLERGAVEQHQWLTSSQLLDGVALSVATPGPFMLFATFTGFLAGGLRGALIATFFVFLPSFVFVLAGARYIEKLRNNRWIQAFLAGASAAVVGVIVVVTLDLIPSALVDLPTIAIALTALVVIVIFKVDVAKVALGAMAGGIIHATVRGLL
- a CDS encoding MFS transporter, producing MNEGAVTNPVGWRHNVKDYLSLERNVSIASVAVLLLGFGEELWKKFIPKYLEVLGATTPIIGLFGSATDFLDAIYQYPGGWIADHLGRRRAFLIFITLASCGYVVYLLSPSWPYLFIALALTMAWQSMASPAIFAIIGDSLPRERRAMGFTMQSILKRVPVVIAPIIGGALIASLGIFNGVQVGLLVTLILAGVTLLLVTKVNIAIGTTVTTNIRGVWRSFHSTLKRLLISDLIIRTCEGMTGVMTILYLTNVKKLSVAWFGALIAIQMTTSILVYLPAARIADRIGRKPFVIATFLCFALFPIAIVFSSNFTVLVVAFVIGGLREIGEPSRKAMIVDFAPHNMRARSVGLYYLIRSLSITPAGAIGGLLWNVSPEVPFVVAGVIGLVGTLVFAATVEERYAT
- a CDS encoding CDP-alcohol phosphatidyltransferase family protein — protein: MNNPAPDPEPTGPAGSIHLSNLLTYAALLSGCAAAASAIMHQRSAAGAFIAVAVIADTLDGRFARLFRRTRFQSAYGVQLDSLADAVTSGFVPVIVLASDSTALTRGATLAWWGCAFLYSLAAITRLAYYNLKHGDGPWFVGVPAPLCALVISTSLLWSPRPLAAAVIMIGCAVAMIAPIRVPRPRAAGFAAWVGWAMLVVVLHVRAL
- a CDS encoding cupin domain-containing protein, with the protein product MSEISWSDVESSPVRELFKGIRLRPLWKGENGASAQVLEIDPGSRWEGLDVHDPGPEEVYVVSGVFNDGVRDYPAGTFIHNPAGSAHVPQSSTGCTLFVFYPEG
- a CDS encoding sterol desaturase family protein, producing the protein MQVLLSDQMRLLVLVGLCGLLWSVESILPLYRYQHRVRHAAPNVALAVILVLMNLALSFTSAYLAAFAVRNGVGLLALFALPAWGQALLGIAALDFFAYLAHLLLHKSWLGWQFHRVHHSENAVDVTTAFRQHPGETVWRLLWQLAAIVVFGIPLPIVIIYLILSALNAQLEHANIKLNTRLDAMVRLIFVTPHMHKAHHSRDQRETDTNYSNIFSLWDRVCGTYTAEVDFRKLRYGLDGFDVEERQTLPGLLKMPFMSYTRT
- a CDS encoding ornithine cyclodeaminase family protein; the protein is MKPNGTLILKRSEVASLLSLEECIGAVEEAFRMHEEGQSLPPGVLETLTMDGGFHIKAAGLTLDAKPYYAAKVNANFPQNKSKWGLPAIQGIIALFDSHSGYPLALLDSIEITILRTGAVSAVAAKYLARPDSRVATICGCGVQGRVQLKALMQVLRLEKVYAYDQDQAHSGRFADEMSRELKIEVVAVTDLPSAIQESNVCVTCTPSRRPFLMREHVRPGTFVAAVGADNPLKHEVEPALLAANKVVVDVLEQCATIGDLHHAIAAGVMSKSDVYAALGAIVAGRTTGRASAEEIIIFDSTGTALQDVAAASVVYQKALQAGLGVWLNLAA
- a CDS encoding thioester reductase domain-containing protein gives rise to the protein MTAIHLTASDALRPRLAQLTADVLRIPVGDVQPAVPLAAMGMDSLAAAELTALIEDELNHELPPAVLFECPTLESLSRFIESRAGGLTIEDDERSKEKSIAGMLADAMLPADIVPARSQDRVSDDVLLTGSTGFVGAYLLRALLRDTPAVVYCLVRPNGTEASARVRRNLIQYGIWEERFAKRIRCVYGDITQTHLGMAGRDFQAIAGSVGAIYHAAAAVDWVRPYEELRDVNVLGTCELLRLACAGTPKSFHFLSSLAVCYSTGAIGDALETDDPLLNLRGLRLGYAQSKCVAESLVRQAAQRGSRATVARPSLVSGDSTSGISNADDLLSRFFRGCIEMGAAPDLDWAMDCVPVDHVADAMVQLAQDDVPGGVYHLVNPQLRYWRECVLWMSLRGYSFDLIPYRDWTRRLRETLTSSNPLYPLRAFFLRTIPEEGGLAIPELYEETRRRRARSDFSHTILAQSGTACPPLDAQLLDQYFESYAERGLIPSVSGAPTVHREASLSRPLVIAIERSLQRRTGDPALRITSVKISPMNGDHSIVAELTSWRRGGRPGLRRAQLTVESRAGHTSVIDVVLKSKPPDSDAIEVGEQVARLCGQQLGESYAAWRDHVGLTRGHLRELAIYETDDDRFRLHIPEPLAVSRDEDRDEWLVVLEYVSDAQVANAWDRAWTSGEIEVALRGLAALHAVWRDRWEDLVLQSWLPPRRSPAQMAQMLPFWSALAANARPAFTNWAGSDLAEAHESLLSGIDRWWQPLSRAPQVLIHNDFNPRNMMLRGLRGVAQRLCAYDWELATIGAPQRDLAEFLCFVLAPETAADDAPTWIRRYRSLLEEQTSAIINPVEWEEGFRAALCDFIVDRLAMYAMIHRFRPQPYLPRVMRTWLALHKRLPWPIS
- a CDS encoding chromate resistance protein ChrB domain-containing protein, producing MTTRSESSAKEWILLIHQLPPRPTNLRVRIWRKLQKLGAVAIKNSVYILPANDKTNEDFQWLKQEIESAGGEAAVFRADSVEGTTDKEIIALFRKARDEEFAEIAAGLDGLSGAVRKQMRGKHLSAGRLSSHEAELDRLHAELERVIANDFFAAKRRVAALNAYQRCQKVIRASQTPIGKAATSSQRQDALTIHDYQNRRWMTRRNIHIDRLASAWLIKQFIDKRPRFYFVAEGETVPNAIPFDMFGAEFTHHGEDCTFETLLKRFGLSDTRGLSELAQIVHDIDLKDDKFQRREAAGLNAIINGLSESLRDDRKLLQQAGAIFDGLFVLLNKQTETRPPGSRTRKRKGPRKKALS